The Echinicola rosea genome has a segment encoding these proteins:
- a CDS encoding xanthine dehydrogenase family protein molybdopterin-binding subunit, whose amino-acid sequence MTLIEKKLNRRSFLKVSALAGGGMMLSFSWLAGCKPTNEEILTMPDEWFEINSYIKIGENGAVTLFNPNPEFGQNVKTSLPMILAEELDIDWKKVFVEQADFYPDRFDRQFTGGSNSVRSSWKPLRTAGATARQLIINAASQTWNVPVEEITTSMGTVEHKSSGKKAGYGEMASLAGTLDAPDPETVNLKEIPDFKIVGKSKKNVDGNKIVTGKPLFALDHKVEGMKYASIVHPPAFGMKLKSFDKNSVTSLPGIQDAFELKIFKDDYGRNFFDTTTFPVIIAIVGNSTWEVLQAKKSLKVEWEKASDSTFPMAGRDGQNREIKVLGGLENSSTHKEKMAEYISKPGNIHRKDGDPETAFKQASRIIERTYSAPFLAHNTMEPMNAFADVKDDQAIIYAPTQAPELIRQTLSSSLGLPVENIQINLARMGGGFGRRAYSHHLTEAALISQKIKAPVKMVYTREDDMTAGVYRPTYSATYRAALDENNNLLGLHVKAGGIPESPLHANRFPAGAIDNYLAESWQIDSNITIGAFRAPRSNFIAGAEQSFLDELAEEMGKDPIEFRLELLKRAETNPVGERNDYDPKRYAGVLELVREKSNWSNVPSGIARGVSAYFCHNSYVAEVVDISIKNKQPVVESVFAAVDCGIVINLDAAANMGEGAIVDGIGNAFFGEMTFEDGVPTKSNFDKYRMIRHNEAPKKIEVHFVENNEAPTGLGEPLFPPIFAALGNSLYKATGKRLYEQPFQPQILQIENLNM is encoded by the coding sequence ATGACATTAATCGAAAAAAAATTAAATAGAAGATCCTTCCTGAAAGTATCTGCCCTGGCTGGAGGTGGGATGATGCTAAGCTTTAGCTGGTTAGCAGGATGTAAACCTACAAATGAGGAAATTTTGACCATGCCTGATGAATGGTTTGAAATTAACAGTTATATAAAAATAGGCGAAAACGGGGCAGTAACCCTCTTCAACCCCAACCCTGAATTTGGGCAGAATGTCAAAACTTCTCTACCCATGATTTTGGCAGAGGAATTGGATATAGATTGGAAAAAAGTGTTTGTGGAGCAGGCAGACTTTTATCCTGATCGTTTTGATAGGCAGTTTACAGGAGGCAGTAATAGTGTCCGGTCAAGTTGGAAACCGCTGCGGACGGCAGGTGCCACTGCCAGACAACTGATTATAAACGCAGCATCCCAAACATGGAATGTACCCGTTGAGGAAATAACTACAAGCATGGGAACTGTGGAGCACAAATCCTCTGGCAAGAAAGCAGGATATGGTGAAATGGCCTCATTAGCGGGAACCTTGGATGCTCCGGATCCAGAAACGGTTAATTTAAAAGAAATACCCGATTTCAAGATTGTTGGTAAATCCAAAAAGAATGTAGATGGAAATAAGATTGTTACCGGAAAGCCACTTTTCGCTCTAGACCATAAGGTGGAAGGAATGAAGTATGCATCTATTGTACATCCTCCGGCCTTTGGAATGAAGCTAAAGTCATTCGACAAAAATTCAGTCACCTCCCTACCAGGGATTCAAGATGCCTTTGAATTGAAAATTTTTAAGGATGACTATGGCAGAAATTTCTTTGACACCACTACTTTTCCAGTCATCATTGCGATCGTAGGCAATTCCACTTGGGAAGTATTACAAGCAAAGAAAAGTCTAAAAGTCGAATGGGAAAAAGCCTCAGACAGTACCTTCCCTATGGCGGGACGAGATGGCCAAAACCGGGAAATCAAGGTACTTGGAGGTTTGGAAAACTCCAGTACACATAAAGAGAAAATGGCCGAATACATTTCCAAACCAGGTAATATCCATAGAAAAGATGGCGATCCGGAAACTGCTTTTAAACAGGCATCCAGGATAATTGAAAGGACTTATTCAGCACCATTTTTGGCACATAATACCATGGAGCCCATGAATGCTTTCGCAGATGTCAAAGATGACCAAGCCATCATCTATGCGCCTACCCAAGCTCCTGAATTAATCAGACAAACCCTTTCCAGTAGTTTGGGCTTACCAGTGGAAAATATACAGATCAACCTTGCCAGAATGGGAGGAGGATTTGGACGTAGAGCTTATAGCCACCATCTGACTGAAGCAGCTTTAATCTCTCAGAAAATAAAGGCTCCTGTAAAAATGGTTTATACCAGGGAAGATGATATGACTGCAGGAGTTTATAGACCTACCTATTCGGCAACTTACAGGGCAGCTTTGGATGAGAACAACAATCTTCTTGGTCTTCATGTGAAGGCGGGAGGAATTCCTGAATCTCCCCTACATGCCAATAGGTTTCCTGCAGGAGCGATAGATAATTACCTGGCAGAAAGCTGGCAAATTGATTCCAATATTACCATTGGTGCTTTTAGGGCTCCTAGATCCAACTTTATCGCTGGTGCAGAACAAAGTTTCTTGGATGAGCTGGCGGAAGAAATGGGGAAAGACCCGATCGAATTCCGCTTGGAACTACTCAAAAGAGCTGAGACCAATCCTGTAGGCGAAAGGAATGACTACGACCCCAAGCGATATGCCGGAGTCTTGGAATTGGTACGCGAAAAGTCTAACTGGTCAAATGTGCCATCCGGTATCGCTAGAGGGGTATCTGCTTATTTCTGTCACAATTCCTATGTCGCAGAAGTAGTGGATATTAGTATTAAAAACAAACAGCCTGTAGTTGAAAGTGTATTTGCAGCAGTTGATTGCGGGATTGTAATAAACCTTGATGCAGCTGCCAATATGGGCGAAGGAGCCATAGTAGATGGAATAGGAAATGCCTTCTTTGGTGAAATGACATTTGAAGATGGTGTTCCTACAAAGAGTAATTTCGATAAATACCGTATGATACGGCATAACGAAGCTCCAAAGAAAATTGAAGTACATTTTGTGGAAAACAATGAGGCCCCCACAGGATTGGGAGAACCACTCTTCCCTCCTATCTTTGCGGCATTAGGTAACTCTCTTTACAAAGCAACTGGCAAGCGCTTGTATGAACAGCCTTTTCAACCACAAATATTACAGATTGAGAACCTGAATATGTAG
- a CDS encoding nuclear transport factor 2 family protein yields MLKTIIGCFLLFLATGISYAQDETSKQEIIELSKTKWQWMADKEADKLAELFDEKAVFVHMGGSWGKEQEVNIIRSGGIWYKKADIHEVSVEIIDNTAILLNRITLIAEVGGNEVTNPFEVTEVYIKKAEGWKLGSLSFTKLMGFGDQ; encoded by the coding sequence ATGCTAAAGACAATTATTGGATGCTTCCTTCTCTTCTTAGCCACAGGAATTAGCTATGCGCAAGACGAGACGAGCAAACAAGAAATCATCGAGCTATCCAAAACCAAATGGCAGTGGATGGCAGACAAGGAAGCTGATAAACTCGCCGAGCTTTTTGACGAAAAAGCTGTTTTCGTCCACATGGGCGGTTCCTGGGGCAAGGAACAAGAAGTGAACATTATCCGCAGTGGTGGGATTTGGTATAAAAAAGCCGATATCCACGAAGTATCCGTGGAGATCATCGATAACACCGCCATCTTGCTGAACCGCATCACCTTGATAGCCGAAGTGGGAGGAAACGAAGTGACCAATCCATTTGAGGTCACGGAAGTGTATATCAAAAAAGCTGAAGGATGGAAGCTCGGGTCTCTCTCCTTCACCAAACTGATGGGATTCGGGGACCAATAA
- a CDS encoding molybdenum cofactor biosynthesis protein MoaE, giving the protein MEKANNIKDIFVNGAIPPDKIAKSIANHGVKTAIGAHSIFLGQIRTDENNGRKVVAIEYTAYRDMALEKAREIREETFSKYDLTCLHIYHSLGEVNVGEICLFVFTSSPHRKAAIAACNELVERIKSELPIWGKEVFDDNSEQWKVNQ; this is encoded by the coding sequence ATGGAAAAAGCCAATAATATCAAAGACATATTTGTTAACGGAGCAATTCCCCCGGATAAAATAGCCAAGTCAATAGCCAATCATGGAGTCAAAACAGCCATAGGGGCACATTCAATATTTTTGGGACAGATCCGGACAGATGAAAATAATGGTAGGAAGGTGGTAGCCATTGAATATACTGCGTATAGAGATATGGCATTGGAGAAGGCAAGGGAAATTAGAGAAGAAACTTTTTCCAAATATGATCTTACCTGCTTACATATTTATCATAGCTTGGGAGAAGTGAATGTGGGCGAGATCTGCTTGTTTGTATTTACGTCCTCCCCTCACCGAAAAGCGGCAATAGCGGCCTGCAATGAATTGGTGGAACGGATCAAATCGGAACTTCCCATTTGGGGCAAAGAAGTATTTGATGACAATAGCGAGCAATGGAAAGTAAATCAGTAG
- a CDS encoding nuclear transport factor 2 family protein has protein sequence MKIVKKQLFILTLIILSATYSFAQSSTEQEIKKLSMDKWQWMADKDVAKLEKLFDDKAKFVHMSGSWRKDRELEIIESGSIWYKNADVHDTALEISGNTAVVWNRITLTAFVRGSDVTTEFTVTEVYQKQKKEWKMLALTFSSVRDTHEIEH, from the coding sequence ATGAAAATCGTGAAAAAGCAACTATTTATATTGACCCTCATTATTCTGAGCGCTACTTACTCTTTTGCCCAATCTTCCACTGAGCAGGAAATCAAAAAGCTCTCCATGGACAAGTGGCAATGGATGGCTGATAAAGATGTGGCGAAACTGGAAAAGCTCTTTGACGACAAGGCCAAATTTGTCCACATGAGTGGAAGCTGGAGAAAAGACCGCGAGCTGGAAATCATCGAATCCGGAAGTATATGGTATAAAAATGCAGATGTGCATGACACGGCCCTTGAGATTTCAGGAAATACTGCAGTGGTATGGAACCGAATCACCTTGACTGCTTTCGTAAGAGGCAGCGATGTAACCACTGAGTTTACGGTAACCGAAGTCTACCAAAAGCAGAAAAAAGAATGGAAAATGCTGGCCTTGACATTCAGCAGCGTAAGGGACACTCACGAAATCGAACATTAA
- a CDS encoding flavodoxin family protein: MRFFLLFIFLFGSLSCTSQTQTEIDANAVETTPDKILIVYLTRTKNTKAVAKMIEAKVGGTLVSLELETPYPEDYEAIVAQVTVENETGTLPPLKTKVDLSRYETIFVGFPTWGMQLPPPMKTFLNENDLSGKTVIPFNTNAGYGIGSSFETVAELCSESTILEGYSTRGGIERNGVLFVMEGEKEVEVKKEVHDWLTNLGF, from the coding sequence ATGAGATTCTTCCTTCTGTTCATTTTCCTTTTTGGCTCCCTGAGTTGTACCAGCCAGACCCAAACAGAGATCGATGCCAATGCGGTGGAAACAACCCCGGACAAAATCCTCATCGTGTATCTCACACGCACTAAAAACACGAAAGCTGTGGCAAAGATGATTGAGGCAAAAGTGGGAGGCACTTTGGTAAGTCTGGAATTGGAGACTCCCTACCCTGAGGATTATGAAGCCATTGTCGCACAGGTTACAGTGGAAAATGAGACCGGAACACTACCTCCCTTAAAGACCAAAGTTGACCTTTCCCGATACGAAACCATCTTTGTTGGCTTTCCGACTTGGGGCATGCAGCTACCGCCACCGATGAAAACATTCCTAAATGAAAATGATCTCAGTGGGAAAACCGTCATTCCCTTTAATACCAATGCAGGTTACGGAATCGGAAGCAGCTTTGAGACGGTAGCCGAACTCTGCTCGGAAAGCACTATCCTGGAAGGTTACTCTACAAGGGGCGGAATCGAACGCAACGGAGTGTTATTTGTCATGGAAGGAGAAAAAGAGGTGGAAGTGAAAAAAGAAGTCCATGATTGGTTGACCAATTTAGGGTTTTAG
- a CDS encoding sensor histidine kinase, whose translation MKNSFISRPAFYALHFLFWLCYGAILYAALSGWIYSSEQLWGAVISDVLTSSSIAYLNYYVLLPRLYRKGKYSAYILASIGIVVGIVLLRVNLLGMSHRSVTYTYFIRSVPAIGFYLITTVIWFFANMISAQRKEIELRNSQLASELKFLKLQLSPHFLFNTLNNIYSMAYFKEHNTASAIMKLSEMMRHMLYEDQGRFISLNREIVFMENFIELWRLKLDEKPIIVFKHEGVKDRHRIAHLIFLVFLENAFKHGNTMDGRIDIKLEIDAKENLHFYIKNDIIDARKTAEQESGVGLSNVKKRLNLIYPGKHELILDQDATSFEVKLTIDLK comes from the coding sequence ATGAAAAATAGTTTCATATCGCGTCCGGCATTCTATGCGCTCCATTTCCTTTTCTGGCTGTGTTATGGGGCTATTTTATACGCTGCCCTCAGTGGTTGGATATATTCTTCTGAGCAACTTTGGGGCGCAGTGATCTCTGATGTATTGACTTCTTCGTCCATCGCTTACTTAAATTATTATGTCCTGTTGCCGAGGCTTTATAGAAAAGGAAAGTACAGCGCTTATATTTTGGCATCCATTGGAATAGTGGTGGGCATTGTACTTTTACGGGTAAATCTTCTCGGAATGTCCCACCGCTCCGTTACTTATACTTATTTTATCAGGTCGGTTCCGGCTATTGGTTTTTACCTTATCACCACGGTCATTTGGTTTTTTGCCAATATGATCTCGGCGCAGAGAAAAGAAATAGAACTTCGAAACAGTCAGTTGGCCTCAGAGTTGAAGTTTCTGAAGCTTCAGTTGAGCCCTCATTTCCTGTTCAATACATTGAATAATATTTATTCGATGGCTTATTTCAAAGAACATAATACTGCATCGGCGATTATGAAGCTTTCCGAAATGATGCGTCATATGTTATATGAGGACCAAGGAAGGTTTATTTCGCTTAATAGGGAGATTGTTTTTATGGAAAATTTCATTGAGCTGTGGAGGTTAAAGCTGGATGAAAAACCGATAATTGTTTTTAAGCATGAAGGAGTCAAAGACAGACATAGAATCGCTCATTTGATCTTCCTGGTTTTTCTCGAAAACGCCTTTAAACATGGAAACACCATGGACGGGAGAATAGATATTAAGCTTGAAATAGATGCAAAAGAGAATCTTCACTTTTATATTAAGAATGATATAATTGATGCTCGTAAGACTGCAGAACAGGAAAGTGGGGTAGGATTGTCAAATGTGAAAAAAAGATTGAACCTAATTTATCCAGGAAAGCATGAGCTGATCTTGGATCAGGACGCTACTTCCTTTGAAGTTAAACTAACCATAGATTTAAAATGA
- a CDS encoding cysteine desulfurase family protein yields MNSNTKIYLDYNSTTPCDEKVVEAMLPYFSEKFGNSSSSTHSFGWDAEEAVDIAREQIAELINSKSNQLYFTSGATEAINLALIGTCESVKSRGNHIISCATEHKAVLSTLQELEKRGFNITLLKVDGNGNLDLDAFQEAIRPETILTCIMYANNETGIIHPIQKIAKIAHAKGVLVMSDITQAVGKIPLDIENSGIDIATFSAHKLYGPKGIGALYIRNRILLNISPIHFGGGQEKGLRPGTLNVPSIVGFGMACQLCIESMSQESQRLKKLRDKIEQELLTLGDIKINSFNEHRLPHMSNMTFKSIDGSKLLRQMGNLAISQGSACSSGTIEPSHVLLSYGHSKEAALSSIRICLGRPSTSQEVEVAINTIKSTIKNLREVLI; encoded by the coding sequence TTGAACTCAAATACAAAAATTTATCTAGACTACAACTCTACCACTCCATGCGATGAAAAGGTGGTTGAGGCTATGCTTCCCTATTTTAGTGAGAAATTTGGGAATTCATCTAGCTCAACCCATTCTTTTGGATGGGATGCAGAAGAAGCCGTTGACATTGCCAGAGAACAAATAGCAGAACTGATCAATTCAAAAAGCAATCAACTCTATTTCACCTCTGGAGCAACGGAAGCCATCAACTTAGCACTGATAGGTACTTGTGAGTCCGTCAAATCAAGAGGTAACCATATTATTTCCTGTGCTACAGAGCACAAAGCTGTCCTAAGCACATTACAAGAACTTGAAAAAAGAGGCTTCAACATAACCTTATTGAAGGTAGATGGTAATGGAAATTTAGATTTAGATGCATTTCAAGAAGCCATTCGGCCAGAAACTATCTTGACCTGTATCATGTATGCAAATAATGAAACGGGTATTATTCACCCAATCCAAAAAATTGCGAAAATAGCACATGCTAAGGGTGTTTTGGTCATGAGTGATATTACACAGGCTGTAGGGAAAATACCTTTAGACATAGAAAATTCAGGGATAGATATTGCGACGTTTTCGGCCCATAAGCTTTATGGACCGAAAGGAATCGGCGCCCTGTATATTCGCAATAGGATTCTATTAAATATATCTCCTATCCATTTTGGAGGAGGCCAAGAAAAGGGATTAAGGCCTGGCACCTTGAATGTTCCTTCAATTGTAGGATTTGGCATGGCATGCCAACTATGTATTGAATCAATGTCGCAGGAAAGTCAGCGCCTGAAGAAATTAAGGGATAAGATTGAACAGGAATTATTGACACTTGGTGATATAAAAATCAATTCATTCAACGAACATCGTCTTCCCCATATGTCCAATATGACATTTAAAAGTATCGATGGAAGCAAATTATTACGACAAATGGGCAATTTGGCTATCTCACAGGGCTCTGCCTGCAGTTCTGGAACTATAGAACCTTCACATGTCCTACTAAGCTATGGCCATTCTAAAGAAGCTGCACTATCTTCAATTAGGATATGTTTGGGAAGACCAAGCACCTCCCAAGAGGTTGAGGTAGCAATAAATACCATTAAATCTACCATCAAAAACTTAAGGGAGGTTTTGATATGA
- a CDS encoding xanthine dehydrogenase family protein molybdopterin-binding subunit has product MKTASTKINRRSFLKVTSLTGGGMLLSLNWLAACKPSQDESLGMPKEWFQFNGFIKIGENGKVTIMSPNPEGGQNVKTSMPMIVAEELDVDWKNVIVEQADLDTKYFTRQFIGGSQAIRSGYTSLRTAGATARAMLVDAAAKSWNVPADGITVKSSTIYHKASDKSANFGEFASLAATMPVPEEVQLKANNNFTIMGSSKKNVEAKNIVTGKPLFGIDTQCEGMLIAMIIHPPAFGKQLKSFDDSKARKMPGIKDVFRIKPLQDDYKRTFFDTVQFTDLIAIVGNSTWEVLQAKKVIQTEWEIQEAYEEKRDMFGREGTRVVPRGLESTTSQEQAMKKAAKTPRVQRKDGDPETAFKNASKTIERTYTGPFLSHNCMEPMNFFAHVQEDKVICSGPLQKPELTEKALSSRLGIPLENIEIAMTRLGGGYGRRSYAHWLIEAAVISKKVNAPIKLIYTREDDMTSGIYRSRYQATYRAALDENNQLVAFHVNAGGLPENPLYPNRFPAGAVDNYLAEGWDVPSNITTGSFRAPRSNFMACVEQSFLDEVAELAGKDPIDFRLELLEKSKNNPVGERNDYDPDRYEKVLQLVKDKADWSNPTPGISRGVSAYFCHNSYAAQVLDLKLVNGQVKIDKVTNAIDCGIVINPDAAKNLCEGAVVDGIGTAMFGELTFENGVVSKSNFDRYKQIRMVDAPKTIETYFVENGKDPSGLGEPAYPPVFAALANALYQATGNRFYHQPFVHQLNS; this is encoded by the coding sequence ATGAAAACCGCTAGCACTAAAATCAACCGTCGTTCATTTTTAAAAGTCACTTCGCTCACTGGAGGAGGAATGCTACTCAGCCTAAATTGGCTAGCGGCCTGCAAACCTAGTCAAGATGAGTCTTTGGGGATGCCCAAGGAATGGTTTCAATTTAATGGATTTATTAAAATCGGTGAAAATGGAAAGGTGACTATTATGTCACCAAATCCAGAAGGTGGACAAAACGTAAAAACGTCCATGCCGATGATCGTAGCAGAGGAACTTGATGTGGATTGGAAGAATGTCATTGTAGAACAAGCAGATTTGGATACCAAGTATTTTACAAGACAGTTTATCGGAGGCAGTCAGGCAATCCGATCTGGATATACCAGCCTAAGAACCGCAGGTGCCACAGCACGTGCAATGTTGGTGGATGCCGCAGCCAAAAGCTGGAATGTTCCCGCAGATGGAATCACGGTGAAATCCAGTACGATCTATCACAAAGCGTCCGATAAATCTGCTAATTTCGGTGAGTTTGCTTCTCTGGCAGCGACGATGCCAGTTCCAGAAGAAGTTCAACTAAAAGCCAACAATAATTTCACTATTATGGGCAGTTCAAAAAAGAATGTCGAAGCAAAAAATATTGTAACCGGAAAACCGCTTTTTGGAATAGACACCCAATGCGAAGGAATGCTAATAGCAATGATCATTCATCCTCCTGCTTTTGGGAAGCAACTAAAATCCTTTGACGATTCCAAGGCCAGAAAAATGCCAGGAATAAAGGATGTTTTTCGAATCAAACCACTTCAAGACGATTACAAAAGAACGTTTTTTGATACCGTTCAATTCACAGACCTAATTGCCATAGTAGGCAACAGCACTTGGGAAGTACTTCAGGCAAAGAAAGTAATCCAGACGGAATGGGAAATTCAGGAAGCCTATGAGGAAAAACGTGATATGTTCGGAAGGGAAGGAACCAGGGTGGTACCAAGGGGATTAGAAAGCACCACTTCCCAAGAGCAAGCAATGAAAAAGGCAGCTAAAACCCCTCGGGTTCAAAGAAAAGATGGGGATCCAGAAACTGCATTCAAGAACGCATCAAAGACTATAGAGAGGACTTACACAGGTCCCTTTTTATCACATAATTGCATGGAACCGATGAATTTCTTTGCCCATGTCCAAGAAGACAAAGTAATCTGCTCCGGTCCTTTGCAAAAACCAGAATTGACAGAAAAGGCACTCTCTTCCAGATTGGGAATCCCCCTTGAAAACATAGAAATTGCTATGACCAGGCTAGGTGGTGGCTATGGACGAAGATCATATGCACACTGGTTAATCGAGGCCGCTGTCATTTCGAAAAAGGTGAATGCGCCAATCAAGCTGATATACACCAGGGAAGATGATATGACAAGCGGTATCTACCGCTCTCGCTACCAGGCAACCTACAGGGCTGCACTGGATGAAAACAATCAATTGGTGGCTTTCCATGTAAATGCCGGCGGGCTTCCCGAGAATCCATTATATCCAAATAGATTTCCTGCCGGAGCTGTGGACAACTATCTGGCAGAAGGTTGGGATGTACCATCCAATATCACTACAGGTTCATTCCGAGCACCTCGTTCCAATTTCATGGCTTGTGTCGAACAATCATTTTTGGATGAAGTGGCCGAGTTGGCAGGAAAAGACCCCATTGATTTCCGTTTGGAACTATTGGAAAAATCAAAGAATAATCCTGTCGGTGAAAGAAATGACTATGACCCTGATCGCTATGAAAAAGTACTCCAACTTGTAAAGGACAAAGCTGATTGGTCCAACCCAACTCCAGGGATATCCAGAGGAGTTTCAGCTTATTTCTGTCACAATAGCTATGCGGCCCAAGTTTTGGATTTGAAGCTGGTAAATGGACAGGTCAAAATAGACAAGGTGACCAATGCCATTGATTGTGGAATTGTCATCAATCCTGATGCTGCCAAAAATCTCTGTGAAGGTGCTGTTGTGGATGGGATAGGAACTGCCATGTTTGGTGAGCTGACATTTGAAAATGGAGTGGTGTCCAAATCCAATTTTGACAGATACAAACAGATTCGAATGGTAGATGCGCCTAAAACCATTGAAACCTATTTCGTGGAAAACGGAAAAGACCCTTCGGGGCTTGGCGAACCTGCCTACCCTCCTGTATTTGCAGCCTTAGCCAATGCGCTATATCAAGCCACAGGAAATCGGTTTTACCATCAACCATTTGTCCATCAACTAAACAGTTAA
- a CDS encoding LytR/AlgR family response regulator transcription factor yields MKYQILIVDDEPPARKLLIDYVSKVGMLELAGVCSNGEEAMVFLKEKPVDILLLDIRMPLMTGMDLLDELVEKPLTIFVTAYEEYAVKGYELDVIDYLMKPVSFERFRKAIDKAVEYLSVQVATEVKREILDYFFIKTDTRIVKFLFEEIQAIEAQREYIKIITPTRKVMSLVSLTSIANALPGEFVRIHRSFIINMRHIDEVQSNEVLIGEELYPISRNYREDFFKKLGDRKLL; encoded by the coding sequence ATGAAATACCAAATACTTATAGTAGACGATGAGCCTCCTGCAAGAAAATTGCTCATAGATTACGTTTCCAAAGTCGGAATGTTGGAGTTGGCAGGTGTATGCAGCAACGGAGAGGAGGCTATGGTATTTTTGAAGGAGAAGCCTGTTGATATTCTTTTGCTGGATATCCGAATGCCCCTGATGACAGGTATGGATTTACTAGATGAATTGGTGGAAAAGCCTCTTACCATATTTGTTACTGCTTATGAAGAATATGCAGTAAAAGGCTATGAATTAGATGTGATTGATTATTTGATGAAGCCAGTATCTTTCGAACGCTTCAGAAAAGCAATAGATAAAGCGGTAGAATACCTTTCGGTCCAAGTCGCTACCGAGGTAAAAAGAGAAATACTTGATTACTTTTTTATTAAAACCGATACAAGAATTGTGAAATTCCTGTTTGAAGAAATACAGGCCATTGAGGCTCAAAGAGAATATATTAAAATCATCACGCCAACTAGAAAAGTAATGTCATTGGTCTCTTTGACCAGCATTGCAAATGCACTGCCTGGTGAGTTTGTGCGGATTCACCGGTCGTTTATAATCAATATGCGGCATATCGACGAAGTCCAATCAAATGAAGTATTGATAGGGGAAGAGCTCTATCCTATCAGTAGAAACTATCGGGAGGACTTTTTTAAGAAGTTGGGAGATAGAAAGTTGTTGTAG
- a CDS encoding (2Fe-2S)-binding protein — protein MAQYNLNINGKTHQVDVAPNTPLLWVLRDHLDLVGTKFGCGIAQCGACTVHVEGNAIRSCSYPVSAIEDKKVITIEGLSENGDHPVQKAWLEHDVPQCGYCQAGQIMTAASLLAKTPNPTDEEISQAMNGNICRCGTYTRIKAAIKTASKSI, from the coding sequence ATGGCACAGTATAACTTAAACATCAATGGCAAAACACACCAAGTAGATGTGGCTCCTAACACACCTCTTCTTTGGGTATTGAGAGATCATTTAGATTTAGTCGGCACCAAATTCGGCTGTGGAATAGCCCAGTGTGGCGCCTGTACGGTACATGTAGAGGGTAATGCGATAAGATCCTGCTCCTACCCAGTAAGTGCGATAGAAGACAAAAAAGTTATTACTATAGAAGGCCTGTCCGAAAATGGGGATCATCCTGTACAAAAAGCTTGGCTAGAACATGATGTTCCACAATGTGGCTATTGTCAAGCTGGACAAATAATGACTGCAGCTTCGCTATTAGCCAAAACCCCTAATCCAACGGATGAAGAAATTTCTCAAGCCATGAACGGTAATATCTGTCGCTGTGGTACTTATACCCGAATTAAGGCCGCCATTAAAACAGCTTCAAAATCAATTTAA